Proteins from a genomic interval of uncultured Methanobrevibacter sp.:
- a CDS encoding 30S ribosomal protein S9 encodes MVKVIHTSGKRKTAIARGTVREGTGKVRINKVPLELYSPELANLKLQEPLTLAGDLANEVDININVVGGGVMGQAEAARMVIAKGLVQWSQDMDLKDKLIHYDRTMLVGDPRRSEPKKYGGPGARARKQKSYR; translated from the coding sequence ATGGTTAAAGTTATTCATACTAGTGGAAAACGTAAAACAGCTATCGCAAGAGGTACTGTTCGTGAAGGAACTGGTAAAGTCAGAATCAACAAAGTTCCTTTAGAACTTTATTCCCCTGAGCTTGCTAACTTAAAATTACAAGAACCATTAACCTTAGCTGGAGACTTAGCTAATGAAGTTGATATTAACATCAACGTTGTTGGTGGAGGAGTAATGGGTCAAGCTGAAGCTGCACGTATGGTAATTGCTAAAGGACTCGTACAATGGTCTCAAGATATGGATTTAAAAGACAAACTAATCCATTACGACAGAACCATGTTAGTAGGTGACCCAAGACGTTCAGAACCTAAGAAATACGGTGGTCCTGGAGCAAGAGCTCGTAAACAAAAAAGTTACAGATAA
- a CDS encoding DNA-directed RNA polymerase subunit N, whose amino-acid sequence MIPIRCLSCGKPVSAYFDEYNKRVAAGENSKDVLDDLGLTRYCCRRMLISHVETWE is encoded by the coding sequence ATGATTCCTATAAGATGCTTAAGTTGCGGAAAACCTGTATCAGCGTACTTTGATGAATACAACAAAAGAGTTGCAGCTGGTGAAAATTCTAAAGATGTTTTAGATGATTTAGGTTTAACAAGATACTGTTGTAGAAGAATGTTGATTTCCCACGTTGAAACCTGGGAATAG
- a CDS encoding 30S ribosomal protein S11: MAKDEKWGIANIYSSFNNTIITVTDITGAETISQWSGGKVVRADRQQASPFAAMAAATRIADDAKEKGFVGLHIKVRAPGGNGPRSPGPGAQATIRALARAGIKIGKIEDITPIPHDGTGRPGGKRGRRV; encoded by the coding sequence ATGGCAAAAGATGAAAAATGGGGTATAGCTAATATTTACTCATCATTTAATAACACTATTATTACTGTAACAGATATTACTGGTGCTGAAACTATTTCACAATGGTCTGGTGGAAAAGTTGTACGTGCAGACAGACAACAAGCTTCACCATTCGCAGCAATGGCTGCAGCAACTAGAATAGCTGATGATGCTAAAGAAAAAGGATTTGTTGGATTACATATTAAAGTAAGAGCTCCTGGTGGAAATGGACCTAGAAGTCCGGGACCTGGTGCACAAGCAACTATTCGTGCTTTAGCAAGAGCTGGAATTAAAATAGGAAAAATCGAAGATATTACTCCTATTCCTCACGACGGTACTGGAAGACCTGGTGGTAAAAGAGGAAGAAGAGTTTAA
- a CDS encoding DUF2207 domain-containing protein, with protein sequence MNVKNTFIIILLFLLLFSTLSAVSADDDRSYTIDQALIDLTVESNGLLHVEEEYDYSFDGQFNGVYRDIPLKAGESIENIKVYAEGAYPVLQESDDNGYKHLKIYLYSDAAHTKGIKDCDVKIHIQYDMKNVVTLFNDVGGLQYKLWGDEWDVGVGGVYITVTLPGKTGNEYFLNPQEFNATSDLKGNTITAESNSIPKGDFYELLVLMPLDDFGNATYAKHVDYNGRDMIMKNLNDSVNGRNFWNTTYVVLGLLSLLSPLVAVFTYIKYGREPKVDYDGIYERELPTDDPPEVVNAIYAQGEIGTPNMDGFEACILNLIDKKVLNIQTVTNPDTDTNDLYLKFSGDTSELKANEKQVYDILHNFANGDTLNMSSLNTRLSNESNAKWFMDQYNTWRDQVSNEVKGKVEEEFNDTGTTIISALGILGLAAGVIMAILGMWSELNSSGYTVAGGVFLIIFSILLTRLDDDKFGQWKAEGRVRYLKWKNFKKFLKDNSLINEHPPESIVVWRKYLIYGAALGVADKVYENMKLQEIPTGYYDDDIFLYHSYGGYYMMHAAFMSGQSTVNSSSSSGGFGGLGGGSGGGGGGAF encoded by the coding sequence ATGAATGTTAAAAACACATTTATTATAATTCTACTTTTTTTATTATTATTTTCAACCCTAAGCGCAGTATCCGCAGATGACGACAGAAGTTACACTATAGATCAGGCATTGATTGATCTGACAGTTGAAAGTAATGGTCTTTTGCATGTGGAAGAGGAGTATGATTACTCTTTTGACGGTCAATTTAACGGAGTTTATCGTGACATTCCACTGAAGGCTGGAGAAAGCATTGAAAACATCAAAGTTTATGCCGAGGGAGCATATCCAGTTCTTCAAGAAAGCGATGACAACGGATACAAGCATCTGAAAATCTATTTATACTCCGATGCAGCACATACAAAAGGAATCAAAGACTGTGACGTTAAAATCCATATCCAGTATGACATGAAAAATGTCGTTACTCTTTTTAATGATGTTGGAGGACTCCAATACAAACTCTGGGGCGATGAGTGGGACGTTGGAGTTGGAGGAGTATACATTACAGTGACACTGCCCGGTAAAACCGGCAACGAATACTTCCTTAATCCACAGGAATTCAACGCAACAAGTGATTTGAAGGGAAATACAATAACTGCAGAAAGTAACAGCATTCCGAAAGGTGACTTTTATGAACTTCTTGTCCTTATGCCGCTGGATGATTTCGGCAATGCAACATATGCAAAGCATGTCGACTACAACGGACGGGACATGATAATGAAAAACCTCAACGACAGTGTCAACGGACGTAATTTCTGGAACACAACATACGTTGTTTTGGGATTGCTTTCACTTTTAAGTCCTCTAGTTGCTGTATTTACCTACATCAAATACGGAAGGGAACCGAAAGTCGACTATGATGGAATATATGAAAGGGAACTTCCGACCGACGATCCACCGGAAGTTGTAAATGCAATTTATGCGCAGGGAGAAATTGGAACACCAAACATGGACGGGTTTGAAGCATGTATCTTGAATCTGATTGACAAGAAAGTTTTAAACATCCAAACCGTAACCAATCCTGATACCGATACAAACGATTTGTACCTTAAATTCAGCGGAGATACATCAGAGCTAAAAGCCAACGAAAAGCAGGTTTATGACATACTGCATAACTTTGCCAATGGAGACACACTGAACATGTCAAGTCTGAATACAAGATTATCCAATGAAAGCAATGCAAAATGGTTCATGGACCAGTACAATACATGGAGGGATCAGGTATCAAACGAAGTGAAAGGCAAGGTTGAAGAGGAATTCAATGACACAGGTACCACAATCATTTCAGCCTTAGGCATTTTAGGACTGGCTGCAGGGGTCATCATGGCAATTTTGGGAATGTGGAGTGAACTCAACAGCAGCGGTTATACTGTTGCCGGAGGAGTATTCCTGATAATATTTTCAATTTTACTCACAAGATTGGACGACGACAAATTCGGACAATGGAAAGCTGAAGGGCGTGTGAGATATCTCAAATGGAAAAACTTCAAGAAGTTTTTAAAAGACAACAGTTTAATTAACGAACACCCTCCAGAATCAATAGTTGTTTGGAGAAAGTACCTGATTTATGGTGCGGCCCTTGGAGTAGCAGACAAGGTTTATGAAAACATGAAACTGCAGGAGATTCCAACAGGATACTATGATGATGACATCTTCCTATACCACAGCTACGGAGGATACTACATGATGCATGCAGCATTTATGTCCGGCCAAAGTACTGTAAACTCATCATCAAGCTCCGGAGGCTTCGGTGGCCTTGGCGGAGGATCAGGTGGTGGAGGTGGAGGAGCGTTCTAG
- a CDS encoding DNA-directed RNA polymerase subunit K produces the protein MEVIFMDVNKKLTRFERARLLGARAIQISMGAKPLVEIKDSIDPIDIAYEELKAGVLPLDVIRDE, from the coding sequence ATGGAAGTAATATTTATGGATGTTAATAAAAAATTAACAAGGTTTGAAAGAGCTAGACTTCTCGGAGCTAGAGCAATTCAAATATCCATGGGAGCAAAACCTTTGGTTGAAATTAAAGATTCCATCGATCCAATTGACATAGCTTACGAAGAACTCAAAGCTGGAGTTTTACCATTAGATGTTATTAGAGATGAATAG
- a CDS encoding 50S ribosomal protein L34e, which produces MPANRFRSRSYKRVHKNTPGGDNVLRYKKKKPSKHVCAECGKVLHGVPRGRPYEIGKLSKTAKRPNRPYGGYLCSSCARKHFKNEARK; this is translated from the coding sequence ATGCCTGCAAATAGGTTTAGATCAAGATCATATAAAAGAGTTCACAAAAACACTCCCGGTGGGGACAATGTTTTAAGATATAAAAAGAAAAAACCATCTAAGCATGTTTGTGCTGAATGTGGTAAAGTATTACATGGAGTTCCTCGTGGACGTCCATACGAAATTGGAAAATTATCAAAAACAGCTAAAAGACCTAACCGTCCATACGGTGGTTACTTATGTTCAAGCTGTGCTCGTAAACATTTCAAAAACGAGGCTAGAAAATAA
- the cmk gene encoding (d)CMP kinase, whose translation MIITIGGLAGTGTTTTAELLSEKLDIPYISAGFVFREMAAERGMSVLEFSEFAEGNDDIDKEIDKRQAQKASEAENLIVEGRLSAFFVDNADLRVWLVTPFDVRSKRIAEREDKTVEVAKEEIITREESEALRYMEIHNIDISNMDIYDIIINTDTFNPENVSEIIIQTLKVI comes from the coding sequence ATGATAATTACTATCGGCGGATTGGCTGGAACAGGAACAACAACCACTGCTGAGTTACTCTCAGAAAAGTTGGATATTCCTTATATTTCTGCAGGATTTGTCTTCAGAGAAATGGCTGCTGAAAGGGGTATGAGCGTTCTTGAATTTAGTGAATTTGCTGAAGGTAATGATGATATTGATAAAGAAATTGACAAAAGGCAAGCTCAAAAGGCTAGTGAAGCAGAAAACCTTATAGTTGAAGGTAGATTATCAGCATTCTTTGTTGATAATGCCGATTTAAGAGTATGGTTAGTAACTCCATTTGATGTTAGATCTAAACGGATAGCTGAAAGGGAAGACAAGACTGTGGAAGTGGCCAAAGAGGAAATCATTACTCGTGAAGAGAGTGAAGCCTTAAGATACATGGAAATCCATAACATTGACATTTCCAATATGGATATCTATGACATAATTATAAACACTGATACTTTCAATCCTGAAAACGTATCAGAAATCATTATTCAAACATTAAAGGTGATATAA
- a CDS encoding 50S ribosomal protein L14e, producing MASIEVGRVCVKIAGREAGEKCAIVEIIDENFVEVVGEAVKNRRCNIAHLEPTEDSIDVSGDIDSIKAALADL from the coding sequence ATGGCATCAATCGAAGTAGGTAGAGTATGTGTAAAAATCGCTGGTAGAGAAGCTGGCGAAAAATGTGCAATCGTTGAAATTATCGATGAAAACTTTGTAGAAGTTGTTGGTGAAGCAGTTAAAAACAGAAGATGTAACATTGCTCACTTAGAACCAACCGAAGATTCCATCGACGTTTCCGGTGACATCGACTCTATTAAAGCAGCTTTAGCTGACTTATAA
- a CDS encoding 50S ribosomal protein L18e has protein sequence MVKKVVKTNPNLIELINKLYEQSRSEDAAIWKDVAQRLERSNRRTAEVNLSDISRHAEADETVLVPGKVLSNGDLENKVDVVALKFSAKAQEKIEAAGGECISIEEIMESNPKGSNIRIME, from the coding sequence ATGGTTAAGAAAGTAGTAAAAACAAATCCTAACCTTATTGAACTTATTAATAAACTTTATGAACAATCAAGAAGCGAAGATGCAGCTATTTGGAAAGATGTTGCACAAAGACTTGAAAGGTCTAATAGAAGAACCGCTGAAGTGAATCTGTCTGATATTTCAAGACATGCTGAAGCGGACGAAACAGTCTTAGTACCTGGTAAAGTTTTATCAAATGGTGATTTAGAAAACAAAGTAGATGTTGTAGCATTAAAATTCTCAGCTAAAGCACAGGAAAAAATCGAAGCTGCAGGCGGAGAATGCATCTCAATTGAAGAAATTATGGAAAGTAATCCTAAAGGATCAAACATCAGGATTATGGAATAG
- the rpsB gene encoding 30S ribosomal protein S2, which translates to MVNEELLIDLDNYLAAGLHIGTQQKTSDMEKYIFRVRSDGLYVLDIQKTDERIRQIAKLLAKYDPEDILVVATRQYGQAPVKKFGELTGAKTIPGRFIPGTLTNPNYAKFIEPKIIVVTDPRSDSQAILESKQNGIPVIALCDTENLLSFVDIAVPVNNKGRKAIALVYWLLARQILRERGEIPEDGDLDIDATEFELKF; encoded by the coding sequence ATGGTAAATGAAGAACTTTTAATAGACTTAGATAATTATTTAGCAGCTGGTTTACACATTGGTACTCAACAAAAAACCAGTGACATGGAAAAATACATATTCAGAGTAAGATCTGACGGTTTATACGTATTAGATATTCAAAAAACTGATGAAAGAATCAGACAAATCGCAAAATTACTCGCAAAATACGACCCTGAAGACATTTTAGTAGTAGCTACCCGTCAATACGGTCAAGCTCCTGTTAAAAAATTCGGTGAATTAACCGGCGCTAAAACCATTCCTGGAAGATTCATCCCAGGTACATTAACAAACCCTAATTACGCTAAATTCATTGAACCAAAAATTATTGTAGTAACTGACCCAAGATCAGATTCACAAGCTATCTTAGAATCCAAACAAAATGGTATTCCAGTTATTGCATTATGTGATACTGAAAACTTACTCAGTTTTGTTGATATTGCTGTACCTGTAAACAACAAAGGTAGAAAAGCTATCGCTTTAGTTTACTGGTTACTTGCAAGACAAATCTTAAGAGAAAGAGGAGAAATCCCAGAAGACGGTGACCTCGATATTGATGCAACTGAATTCGAACTTAAATTTTAA
- the eno gene encoding phosphopyruvate hydratase, with the protein MDSIIEDVQVRKILDSRGNPTIEVDVITWNGFGKAAAPSGASTGSREVVSFPEGGVDVVVSEMEDLIASELIGMDACDVATIDEVLKEIDGTDNYAAIGGNTTVAISMACAKAAASSYNMPLYQYIGGNFANELPYPLGNMMNGGAHAGVNAPDIQEFLVVPIGATNMVDGIFANASIHKKLKELIQSKDSSFTGGKGDEGGWVPNITNIDALEIQAQACEEVGDEIGIEIRPALDMAASELWDADEQKYVYAQDSIKRDTGDQIDFVSEIIDTYNMFYVEDPFDESDFEGFAQLTSKVGDRCLICGDDLFVTNKELLAKGIEMNAANAIIIKPNQIGSLTETYATVKLAKENGIVPVVSHRSGETTDDTIAHLAVGFSSPMIKTGAIGGERIAKLNELIRIEEKLPNSKMGKF; encoded by the coding sequence TTGGATAGTATAATAGAAGACGTCCAAGTCAGAAAGATTTTGGACAGCAGAGGCAATCCTACCATAGAAGTAGATGTGATTACTTGGAATGGTTTTGGAAAGGCAGCTGCACCAAGTGGAGCAAGTACCGGATCAAGAGAAGTGGTATCATTTCCGGAAGGTGGAGTTGACGTTGTAGTAAGTGAAATGGAAGATCTGATTGCTTCCGAACTTATTGGAATGGACGCTTGTGATGTTGCTACAATTGATGAGGTATTGAAAGAAATTGACGGTACAGACAATTATGCCGCTATTGGAGGTAACACTACCGTTGCTATTTCAATGGCATGTGCCAAGGCTGCTGCATCATCCTACAATATGCCGTTATATCAGTATATTGGAGGTAATTTCGCTAATGAATTGCCATATCCTTTAGGCAATATGATGAATGGTGGTGCTCATGCAGGTGTAAATGCTCCAGATATTCAAGAATTTCTCGTTGTTCCGATCGGAGCCACCAATATGGTTGATGGAATTTTTGCAAATGCTTCTATTCACAAAAAATTGAAAGAGTTAATCCAGTCCAAGGACTCTTCCTTTACCGGAGGTAAGGGGGATGAAGGCGGATGGGTGCCTAACATTACCAACATCGATGCTTTGGAGATTCAAGCTCAGGCATGTGAAGAGGTCGGTGATGAGATAGGTATTGAAATCAGGCCTGCTTTGGATATGGCTGCATCCGAATTATGGGATGCCGATGAGCAGAAATATGTTTATGCTCAGGACAGTATCAAGAGGGATACTGGTGATCAAATCGATTTCGTTTCAGAAATCATTGATACTTATAATATGTTTTATGTAGAAGACCCATTTGATGAATCTGACTTTGAAGGATTCGCACAATTAACTTCCAAGGTTGGAGACAGATGTCTCATCTGTGGAGATGACTTGTTTGTAACCAACAAGGAACTTTTGGCTAAGGGAATTGAAATGAATGCCGCAAATGCAATCATTATCAAGCCGAACCAGATAGGTTCACTCACCGAGACCTATGCCACTGTAAAATTGGCTAAGGAAAACGGTATTGTTCCTGTCGTTTCCCATCGTTCAGGTGAAACCACCGACGATACAATTGCACATCTGGCAGTAGGTTTTTCATCTCCAATGATAAAGACCGGTGCCATAGGTGGGGAAAGGATAGCTAAACTGAATGAGTTAATTCGCATAGAAGAAAAACTTCCAAATTCAAAAATGGGCAAATTTTAA
- a CDS encoding 30S ribosomal protein S13: MEDEFKHLVRISRKDVSGNKTIEQALTEIKGVGISLSKTMCRVLDLDLDAKIGYIADEDVLKIEEILENPLDHGIPAWMLNRREDYVTGENIHLIESDLDMTLRDDLNRMKKTRSYKGRRHEVGLPVRGQRTKSTFRKSSSVGVKRSRG; this comes from the coding sequence ATGGAAGACGAATTCAAACATTTAGTACGTATTTCAAGAAAGGACGTCAGTGGTAACAAAACCATTGAACAAGCTTTAACTGAAATCAAAGGTGTTGGAATCTCTTTATCTAAAACTATGTGTCGTGTTTTAGACTTAGATTTAGATGCTAAAATTGGATACATTGCTGACGAAGATGTTTTAAAAATTGAAGAAATTTTAGAAAATCCTCTCGACCACGGCATCCCAGCTTGGATGTTAAACAGAAGAGAAGATTATGTAACCGGTGAAAACATTCACTTGATTGAATCAGATCTTGACATGACTTTAAGAGATGATTTAAACAGAATGAAAAAGACCAGAAGTTACAAAGGTAGAAGACATGAAGTTGGTTTACCTGTTAGAGGTCAAAGAACCAAATCTACTTTCAGAAAAAGTTCTTCAGTTGGTGTAAAACGTTCAAGAGGATAG
- a CDS encoding 50S ribosomal protein L13, translating into MIIDGEKCVLGRLASVTSKNLLEGEEVVVLNAEKIMLTGNKDWAYAKYKQRVDRASISNPRDLGPKYPRRPDDIFRRTVRGMLPFKKSKGKTAYKGLKAFVGVPAEYADAEFTAVPEAEYKNIKKGIELGEISKLLGATF; encoded by the coding sequence ATTATTATTGATGGTGAAAAATGCGTTTTAGGAAGATTAGCTAGTGTAACTAGTAAAAATCTCTTAGAAGGCGAAGAAGTAGTAGTTCTCAATGCTGAAAAAATCATGTTAACCGGTAACAAGGATTGGGCTTATGCTAAATACAAACAAAGAGTGGACAGAGCAAGTATCTCTAACCCTCGTGACTTAGGTCCTAAATATCCTAGAAGACCTGACGACATATTTAGAAGAACTGTAAGAGGAATGTTACCTTTCAAAAAATCCAAAGGTAAAACAGCATACAAAGGCTTAAAAGCTTTCGTTGGCGTACCTGCTGAATATGCTGATGCTGAATTCACTGCAGTTCCTGAAGCAGAATACAAGAATATTAAAAAAGGTATCGAATTAGGAGAAATCTCCAAACTTTTAGGAGCTACCTTTTAG
- a CDS encoding RNA-guided pseudouridylation complex pseudouridine synthase subunit Cbf5 has translation MKFNMVRKSESFTNPEFGCKPEEREMTDYISKGVINLDKPSGPTSHEIDSWVKRILNLEKSGHGGTLDPKVTGILPVGLNDATRAIQLLLTAPKEYVCLLTFHQDVDEDRIREVFAEFTGKIFQLPPIKSAVKRELRTRNIYYSTIYEIEGRDVLFRIGCEAGTYVRTYCHNIGEALGVGAHMAELRRTQVGSFNEKNNLVTLQDVTDAYHFWKEDGDESFLRDAIMPMERAADYLPKIIVKDSAVDAVCHGADLANGGIVELADNIQKNDIVAIETMKGELVGAGNSLLTSNEILEADSGFAVNVSKVFMKPDTYPRFWK, from the coding sequence ATGAAATTCAATATGGTTAGAAAATCTGAAAGCTTTACAAATCCCGAATTCGGATGCAAACCCGAAGAACGTGAAATGACTGATTATATCTCAAAAGGAGTAATTAATCTGGATAAGCCTTCAGGACCTACATCTCATGAAATAGACTCTTGGGTTAAACGTATTTTAAATCTGGAAAAATCAGGTCACGGTGGAACACTTGATCCAAAGGTAACCGGTATCCTGCCGGTGGGATTGAATGACGCTACCCGTGCAATTCAGTTACTGTTGACTGCTCCAAAGGAATATGTCTGTCTTTTGACATTCCACCAGGATGTGGATGAGGATAGAATCCGTGAAGTTTTTGCCGAATTTACAGGCAAGATTTTCCAATTGCCTCCTATTAAAAGTGCAGTAAAACGTGAACTGAGAACTCGTAACATCTACTATTCCACAATCTATGAAATAGAAGGTCGTGACGTATTATTCAGAATCGGTTGTGAGGCTGGAACTTATGTGAGAACCTACTGTCACAATATCGGTGAGGCATTAGGTGTAGGGGCACATATGGCAGAACTTAGAAGAACCCAGGTCGGTTCTTTTAATGAGAAAAATAATCTGGTTACATTGCAGGATGTGACTGATGCATATCACTTCTGGAAGGAAGACGGTGATGAATCATTCCTTAGAGATGCAATCATGCCAATGGAAAGGGCCGCCGATTACTTGCCTAAAATAATAGTTAAGGATTCTGCAGTGGATGCGGTTTGCCATGGAGCGGATCTTGCAAACGGTGGAATTGTTGAGTTGGCAGATAACATCCAGAAAAATGATATTGTGGCAATTGAGACCATGAAAGGTGAACTGGTTGGAGCTGGAAACTCATTGCTGACTTCAAATGAGATTCTGGAAGCTGACAGTGGATTTGCTGTCAATGTTAGTAAGGTATTCATGAAACCTGACACATATCCAAGGTTCTGGAAATAA
- a CDS encoding DNA-directed RNA polymerase subunit D, giving the protein MEIEVRSQSDDEIVFIVRDAEVPFINAIRRTAMVNVPKIAIEDVNIIRNDSAMFNEVLAHRLGLTPLVSDLDAIEGLSLPEDDDWDIFENGIMFSLNEVGPKVVYSKDLISSDSKIKPVYDTIPLVKLKEGEELNIEAVAKVGYGKEHAKWMPTTVCAYKQYPEITFNDDIEIDYDCAQACPRGILKSDRRSKKIKIVEEHEGSPLLGVENCTMCKSCVRASDNGYINVGFRPNDFIFRIETDGAMPPKEVLLKACDVLGEKADKFIRFSEEGGSK; this is encoded by the coding sequence ATGGAGATAGAAGTTAGAAGTCAAAGCGATGATGAAATTGTTTTCATTGTTCGTGATGCAGAAGTGCCTTTTATTAATGCTATCAGAAGGACTGCAATGGTCAATGTTCCTAAAATAGCTATTGAAGATGTAAATATCATAAGAAATGATTCTGCAATGTTTAACGAGGTACTTGCTCATAGACTTGGTTTAACTCCTTTAGTTTCTGATTTGGATGCAATCGAAGGATTGTCTTTACCTGAAGATGACGATTGGGACATCTTTGAGAACGGAATCATGTTCTCCTTAAACGAAGTCGGACCTAAAGTTGTTTATTCTAAAGATTTAATATCTTCAGACTCAAAAATTAAACCAGTATACGACACTATTCCTTTAGTAAAACTAAAAGAAGGCGAAGAACTCAACATTGAAGCAGTAGCTAAAGTTGGTTACGGAAAAGAGCATGCTAAATGGATGCCAACAACTGTATGTGCATACAAACAGTATCCTGAAATCACTTTCAATGACGATATTGAAATCGATTACGACTGTGCACAGGCATGTCCAAGAGGCATTTTAAAATCAGACAGAAGATCCAAAAAGATTAAAATCGTGGAAGAACATGAAGGTAGTCCTTTATTAGGTGTTGAAAACTGTACCATGTGTAAAAGTTGTGTAAGGGCATCTGACAACGGATACATCAATGTGGGATTCCGTCCAAACGATTTCATATTCAGGATCGAAACTGACGGTGCAATGCCCCCTAAAGAAGTTTTATTAAAAGCATGTGACGTATTAGGTGAAAAAGCGGATAAGTTTATCAGATTTAGTGAAGAAGGAGGAAGTAAATAA
- a CDS encoding LemA family protein, producing the protein MDILFTIIMIILVIFVIVTFVHMYNNLVGLRNRVKNSYAQIDVQLKRRNDLIPNLVETVKGYAGHEKGVLEEVTKARTGVMNATSIEETSAADNQLTGALKTLFAVAENYPDLKANSNFQQLQTELSETEDKIAYARQFYNDVVLKYNNACQQFPSSLMAKLFRFKEESYFEAPASETAVPEVKFE; encoded by the coding sequence ATGGATATCCTATTTACAATAATAATGATAATACTGGTTATTTTTGTCATAGTGACATTTGTGCACATGTACAATAACCTGGTTGGACTTAGAAACCGTGTGAAAAACAGCTACGCACAAATAGACGTCCAACTTAAAAGAAGAAACGATCTGATACCTAATCTCGTCGAAACCGTAAAAGGTTATGCAGGCCATGAGAAAGGTGTTTTGGAAGAAGTTACAAAAGCAAGAACTGGAGTCATGAACGCAACAAGCATTGAGGAAACAAGCGCTGCGGACAATCAGTTGACCGGAGCATTGAAAACACTGTTTGCCGTTGCTGAAAACTACCCTGACTTAAAAGCAAACAGCAATTTCCAACAATTGCAAACTGAATTAAGCGAAACTGAAGACAAGATCGCCTATGCAAGACAATTCTACAATGATGTTGTCTTGAAATACAACAACGCTTGCCAACAATTCCCAAGCAGCCTCATGGCAAAACTATTCAGATTTAAGGAAGAAAGCTATTTCGAAGCTCCTGCAAGTGAAACAGCCGTGCCGGAAGTGAAATTTGAGTAG
- a CDS encoding 4Fe-4S dicluster domain-containing protein, with translation MSKVILDYDKCDGADCAECADVCPMEVLVLEGDKITINNPEECSYCEVCMDVCPNECIKIEDDF, from the coding sequence ATGTCAAAAGTAATTCTTGATTACGATAAATGTGATGGTGCAGACTGTGCAGAATGTGCTGACGTTTGCCCAATGGAAGTATTAGTTCTTGAAGGAGATAAGATTACAATCAACAATCCTGAAGAATGTAGTTATTGTGAAGTATGTATGGACGTTTGTCCTAATGAATGTATTAAAATTGAAGATGACTTTTAA
- a CDS encoding 30S ribosomal protein S4: MGQPRKSRKKYNTPPHPWNAERIKNENKLMTKYGLKNKKEIWKADTLVRRYSREARYLLGFDTDQMKEEKLQLLGHLARTGVLPEGAALEDILDLNVEDILRRRLQTIVYQKGLARTPKEARMFVVHGHIALNGKKINSPSYVVLNGQEDDIGFYRSSPVAKQIEEYNNAKDNKANTEE, translated from the coding sequence ATGGGACAACCTAGAAAATCAAGGAAAAAGTATAATACACCACCACATCCTTGGAATGCGGAAAGAATTAAAAATGAAAATAAATTAATGACTAAATACGGTTTAAAAAACAAAAAAGAAATTTGGAAAGCTGATACTTTAGTCAGAAGATACAGTAGGGAAGCAAGATACTTACTTGGTTTCGATACTGATCAAATGAAAGAAGAAAAATTACAATTATTAGGACACTTAGCTAGAACCGGTGTTTTGCCTGAAGGTGCAGCTCTTGAAGATATCCTGGACTTAAACGTTGAAGATATCTTAAGAAGAAGATTACAAACTATCGTATACCAAAAAGGTTTAGCTCGTACTCCTAAAGAAGCAAGAATGTTTGTTGTACACGGCCACATCGCATTAAACGGTAAAAAAATCAATTCACCAAGTTATGTGGTATTAAACGGTCAAGAAGATGATATTGGATTCTATCGTTCTTCACCTGTAGCAAAACAGATTGAAGAGTACAACAATGCAAAGGATAATAAAGCTAATACAGAAGAATAA